One Turneriella parva DSM 21527 genomic region harbors:
- a CDS encoding Ppx/GppA phosphatase family protein, which produces MNIAIVDVGSNNIKLEIFEVNAEGHSHLVFSEKFPARLGADVFLTRKLRSENTEVAIGALKEIRRITQEFKCKQTVALATAALRECDSGDFIERARREAQINVTLISGLEEARLVYSGVRAHTSLGNRNFLVNDIGGGSTEILVCNDDDIHFVESLRLGTVRLREMFASEAKDLVKLIDRYVQRSVEPFLSDIARFKPEAGLSTGGTARTILEILREMGVSLREDLRLPVVEVRDFAEVVDQLSQMSRKELAKLKSIDEGRRDIILPGAALLLALLKHTRMTRFMVSPNGLRDGALADYVYNKVNKNVYLRSQAQFREAGLATIVDKYKMDRGHSQHVATLSAQLFDIFAEVHKLPADARDLLKAAAMLHDIGKFVDYSQHHKHALYLLSNMSLPGYNNDERDIIAHTARYHRKSNPKASHVEFQRLSARKQDTIIKLSVLLRIADSLDRSYSSSITGLRGTKIDARTWRMGFDTNAESQMERWAFNRKKESFEKVFETTLELE; this is translated from the coding sequence TTGAATATTGCAATCGTCGACGTTGGCTCAAACAACATAAAGCTCGAAATCTTTGAAGTGAATGCCGAGGGCCATTCGCACCTGGTGTTCAGCGAGAAGTTTCCCGCCCGCCTCGGTGCCGATGTTTTTTTGACACGAAAGTTACGCAGCGAAAATACCGAGGTCGCGATCGGGGCACTCAAAGAAATTCGCCGCATCACGCAAGAATTCAAGTGCAAACAGACGGTAGCACTGGCGACTGCGGCGCTCAGAGAATGCGACAGCGGCGATTTCATCGAGCGCGCGCGTCGCGAGGCGCAGATCAATGTCACTCTCATCTCAGGCCTTGAAGAGGCGCGGCTCGTCTACAGCGGCGTGCGAGCGCATACTTCGCTCGGCAACCGCAACTTCTTGGTCAACGACATCGGCGGTGGCTCGACCGAAATTCTGGTCTGTAACGACGACGACATACACTTTGTCGAAAGCCTGAGGCTCGGCACTGTTCGGCTGCGCGAAATGTTCGCCAGCGAGGCGAAAGACCTCGTGAAGCTGATCGATCGCTATGTGCAGAGGTCGGTCGAACCTTTTCTGTCAGACATAGCGCGGTTTAAGCCTGAAGCGGGGCTATCGACCGGTGGTACCGCTCGCACAATTCTCGAGATATTGCGTGAAATGGGTGTTTCGTTGCGCGAAGACCTGAGACTGCCTGTCGTCGAAGTGCGCGATTTTGCCGAGGTTGTCGACCAGCTTTCGCAGATGAGCCGAAAAGAACTCGCGAAGCTGAAGAGCATCGACGAAGGCCGCCGCGACATCATTTTGCCAGGGGCAGCCCTGCTTTTGGCGCTACTCAAGCATACGCGCATGACGCGTTTTATGGTTTCGCCCAATGGACTCAGAGACGGTGCGCTCGCTGACTACGTTTACAACAAAGTCAACAAGAACGTCTACCTGCGCAGCCAGGCACAGTTTCGCGAGGCGGGCCTTGCAACGATCGTCGACAAATACAAGATGGACCGCGGCCATTCGCAGCACGTGGCCACGCTTTCAGCGCAGCTCTTTGATATTTTCGCAGAAGTGCACAAGCTGCCGGCAGATGCGCGCGATCTGCTCAAGGCTGCAGCGATGCTGCACGACATCGGCAAGTTCGTCGATTATTCTCAGCACCACAAGCATGCCCTCTACCTGCTGAGCAACATGAGCCTGCCGGGATACAACAACGATGAACGCGACATTATCGCCCACACTGCGCGGTACCACCGTAAGTCGAACCCCAAGGCATCGCACGTTGAATTTCAACGGCTCTCGGCGCGCAAACAAGACACGATCATCAAACTTTCGGTATTGCTCAGAATCGCCGACAGCCTCGATCGCAGCTATTCGAGCTCGATCACCGGCCTCAGGGGCACGAAGATCGACGCGCGTACCTGGCGCATGGGCTTTGACACGAACGCAGAAAGCCAGATGGAGCGCTGGGCCTTTAACCGTAAAAAAGAGAGTTTTGAAAAAGTATTCGAAACGACCCTCGAACTCGAATAA
- a CDS encoding LTA synthase family protein → MFPLLFIVSRLAMIFAAHRENTDWFSFTFFLVSGGFLEFIIWHTFAGRLRARFVRPAFAPFADTTFNLVYAIVFITDLRVFTAFRRPLDLMLVREAFSAMPAETMISLLSLTDWLFIALALLTPFAARLPIVRIENPMRMPRALYALTVLLVCTGFFAGRWAPQIAAPAVRVPLLVVLNLFQKPTGLGAAVVKSPDKNPAEDFSELPVGSLAASAIAARTNVILIILESTGSRYVFDAALTRPGQGMPMPFLYSLSQKSLYLARHYATANSSPRALFSIFTGLYPEPVPEFFSLRPSLHIRTWTSYLPAASQFLVTPCAVEWYFPLGLLKNNGVEEIYGQRQLEFSEKRTHPAEGRNEEQTADFFVARVLKATQPFVATYISFAPHYPYHDYGERWHITQGDERLDRYVDNLRLVDAQIEKIHAALEKSGLLQNTVIVLVGDHSEAFRQHRGNYIHSLHSYEENLAVPALIYAPSLIKPRRVTSVTSHVDIGPTVLNLLKIPYKAKQFQGVSLVRPFDREHILAYGNEETVTVYSKDGLKTQYLRTGICRRFDLAADPAELKQLNCPPGLDALKAARSYKDQQLVFLEKLHSRALRQP, encoded by the coding sequence ATGTTTCCCCTGCTGTTTATTGTATCGCGGCTCGCGATGATTTTCGCGGCGCACCGCGAGAATACCGACTGGTTCTCGTTTACTTTCTTTTTGGTATCAGGTGGATTTCTCGAATTCATCATCTGGCACACGTTCGCCGGCCGTCTGCGCGCCCGTTTCGTGAGGCCTGCATTTGCCCCCTTTGCAGACACAACTTTCAATCTGGTCTATGCCATCGTCTTCATCACTGACCTGCGCGTGTTTACTGCTTTCAGGCGTCCGCTCGATCTGATGCTCGTGCGTGAGGCGTTCAGCGCGATGCCCGCTGAAACCATGATTTCACTGCTGTCGTTGACTGACTGGCTGTTCATAGCACTCGCGCTGCTGACACCCTTCGCCGCGCGTTTACCGATCGTCAGAATAGAAAATCCCATGCGGATGCCGCGGGCTCTCTATGCGCTCACAGTCTTATTGGTTTGCACCGGATTTTTTGCAGGCCGGTGGGCGCCACAGATCGCCGCGCCGGCGGTGCGTGTGCCTCTGCTCGTCGTGCTGAATCTGTTTCAGAAGCCGACGGGTTTGGGGGCCGCCGTGGTCAAGAGCCCGGACAAAAACCCGGCCGAAGACTTTTCAGAATTACCAGTCGGTTCGCTTGCCGCATCGGCGATCGCCGCCAGAACGAACGTAATCCTCATTATTCTTGAGAGTACCGGTTCGCGCTATGTATTCGATGCTGCGCTGACCCGGCCTGGACAGGGCATGCCGATGCCGTTTTTGTACTCGCTGTCGCAGAAGTCGCTCTACCTTGCGCGCCATTATGCGACGGCGAACAGTTCGCCCCGGGCGCTCTTCTCAATTTTTACCGGACTATACCCTGAGCCAGTGCCCGAATTCTTCTCGTTACGCCCGTCGCTGCACATCAGAACCTGGACCAGTTATTTGCCGGCCGCTTCTCAATTTCTCGTCACCCCATGCGCAGTCGAATGGTATTTTCCCCTGGGCCTGCTGAAGAACAACGGAGTCGAAGAGATATACGGTCAGCGCCAGCTCGAGTTTTCTGAAAAGCGCACGCACCCGGCCGAAGGGCGCAATGAAGAGCAGACCGCAGATTTTTTTGTCGCGCGTGTGCTAAAAGCTACGCAACCATTCGTCGCGACCTACATCAGCTTTGCGCCGCATTACCCATACCACGATTACGGCGAACGCTGGCATATAACACAGGGTGACGAGCGCCTCGATCGCTACGTTGACAACCTTCGCCTTGTCGACGCGCAGATTGAGAAAATCCATGCGGCGCTCGAAAAAAGCGGGTTGCTGCAGAATACTGTGATCGTTTTGGTCGGTGACCACAGCGAGGCATTCAGGCAGCACAGGGGAAATTATATTCATTCGTTGCACAGTTATGAAGAAAATCTTGCAGTACCCGCACTGATTTATGCGCCGTCTTTGATCAAGCCGCGGCGTGTCACGTCGGTGACTTCGCACGTCGACATCGGCCCGACGGTACTGAACCTTCTGAAAATACCCTACAAAGCGAAGCAGTTTCAGGGCGTATCGCTGGTGCGCCCGTTCGATCGGGAGCATATTCTCGCGTATGGCAATGAAGAGACGGTGACCGTATATTCGAAAGACGGTTTAAAGACGCAATACCTGCGCACGGGCATCTGCCGCAGGTTTGACCTCGCCGCTGACCCGGCAGAATTGAAGCAGCTGAATTGCCCGCCAGGGCTTGACGCACTCAAAGCCGCGCGCAGCTACAAAGACCAACAGCTTGTTTTTCTCGAGAAGCTGCACAGCCGGGCGCTGCGCCAGCCCTGA
- the tsaD gene encoding tRNA (adenosine(37)-N6)-threonylcarbamoyltransferase complex transferase subunit TsaD — protein MGLGLAFESSCDETGVALVENGRRVISAPLFSQIAMHRPYGGIVPEYASRAHLEKFTPLLAEILKAHPLAPGDLDYVAVTTRPGLVGALLVGYQTARAAARHFQVPLIGVHHLEAHLAAVRLSGHELQFPALGMILSGGNSAIYRLSSVGQTELVGDTLDDAAGEALDKAAQILRLGYPGGPAIEKQAALYLERRGFLTGEEAKLDAENPFPLILKSLERERVQFSFSGIKTALLRRFDAAKPEEVPALAFFYQDRIVEHIVRNLAHAIGLNPKRPVIAAGGVLANQRLRRALSQLCEKLRVPLIVPENQFCTDNAAMVAAAAELYFEAGLKSPYTEISSNNGFAAAKG, from the coding sequence ATGGGTCTCGGCCTCGCCTTTGAATCAAGCTGCGATGAGACGGGCGTTGCGCTCGTCGAAAATGGCCGGCGTGTGATCAGCGCTCCCCTTTTCAGCCAGATCGCGATGCACCGGCCGTATGGCGGTATTGTACCCGAATACGCTAGCCGCGCACACCTCGAAAAATTCACACCGCTGCTGGCAGAAATTCTCAAAGCACACCCGCTCGCGCCCGGCGATCTTGATTATGTGGCCGTGACGACGCGTCCGGGCCTTGTCGGCGCACTGCTGGTCGGCTACCAGACGGCCCGCGCCGCCGCCCGCCATTTTCAGGTTCCGCTGATCGGCGTGCACCATCTTGAGGCGCATCTCGCCGCTGTCAGGTTGTCGGGGCATGAATTGCAGTTTCCCGCGCTCGGCATGATTCTCTCGGGGGGTAATTCAGCTATCTACCGGTTGTCGAGTGTTGGCCAAACAGAGCTCGTTGGTGACACGCTCGACGACGCGGCAGGCGAAGCGCTCGATAAAGCCGCGCAGATTCTTCGGCTTGGTTACCCGGGTGGGCCGGCTATCGAAAAGCAGGCGGCGCTCTACCTTGAACGAAGAGGATTTCTAACCGGAGAAGAAGCGAAGCTCGACGCAGAAAATCCTTTTCCCTTAATTTTGAAAAGCCTCGAACGTGAGCGGGTACAATTCAGCTTCAGCGGCATCAAGACGGCACTGCTGCGCAGGTTTGACGCGGCAAAACCCGAAGAAGTGCCGGCGCTCGCATTCTTCTACCAGGATCGCATTGTCGAACACATTGTGCGCAACCTCGCGCACGCGATTGGCCTCAACCCAAAGCGCCCGGTTATTGCAGCAGGCGGAGTGCTCGCGAACCAAAGGCTGCGCCGCGCGCTCAGCCAACTCTGTGAAAAATTGCGTGTGCCTTTAATTGTGCCCGAAAACCAGTTCTGTACCGACAATGCGGCGATGGTGGCCGCAGCGGCAGAACTCTATTTCGAAGCAGGTTTAAAATCGCCGTATACCGAAATTTCATCCAATAACGGCTTTGCGGCGGCGAAGGGCTGA
- the holA gene encoding DNA polymerase III subunit delta has protein sequence MTAKSSGKFAAFCRKLDASTEPTPYIIYVGESADELEELLGTLRQKLARAYGSCDEVHLSGLDNEITSWHAELMTMPMFPSGRLILVRHAEALLKRIEANARALQNYLHDIPQAPEFTVTVLQFREKKISKKLQAIEDLAHTYEDIPLSGPDLVDHLVARAATLGFKTDRDTIEHLVDKSAGQQKVAFANFDRLITFRLHEKEIRIEDVEETAASAESNLHFQLLDLTAQRNIGECLQLLQRHALESGEQFIAALVRLFSESLRFYYYRDSGMQLAEIGQIISTRPMTGYPLKKSAERYNTLINKYSPDGIRLVMDALLRADALCRETADAGRQQVILTSLYLMLSRGT, from the coding sequence ATGACCGCAAAGTCATCGGGCAAGTTCGCGGCATTTTGCCGAAAGCTCGACGCGAGCACTGAACCGACGCCCTACATTATCTACGTGGGCGAAAGCGCCGACGAGCTTGAAGAACTTCTCGGTACCCTGAGGCAGAAACTCGCCAGGGCATATGGCAGCTGCGACGAAGTACACCTTTCGGGCCTCGACAATGAAATTACCAGCTGGCATGCCGAGCTCATGACAATGCCTATGTTTCCCTCGGGCAGGCTGATTCTTGTTCGCCACGCCGAGGCGCTGCTGAAACGCATCGAAGCGAACGCGCGCGCGCTGCAGAACTATCTGCACGATATTCCACAGGCACCCGAGTTTACCGTCACCGTTCTGCAATTTCGCGAAAAGAAGATTTCGAAAAAACTTCAGGCGATTGAAGACCTGGCCCATACTTACGAAGACATACCGCTTTCAGGGCCCGATCTGGTCGATCACCTTGTGGCGCGCGCGGCAACGCTCGGTTTCAAAACCGACCGCGACACGATCGAACACTTAGTTGACAAGTCTGCGGGGCAACAGAAGGTCGCTTTCGCGAACTTCGACCGGCTTATCACCTTTCGCCTGCACGAAAAAGAAATTCGTATCGAAGACGTCGAAGAAACCGCGGCGAGCGCCGAAAGCAATCTGCATTTTCAGTTACTCGACCTGACTGCGCAGCGCAATATCGGCGAATGCCTGCAGCTGCTGCAGCGCCACGCGCTCGAGAGCGGCGAGCAGTTTATCGCGGCGCTTGTTCGCCTGTTCAGCGAGTCGCTGCGTTTCTATTACTACCGCGATTCGGGAATGCAGCTCGCCGAAATCGGGCAGATCATTTCGACGCGCCCCATGACCGGCTACCCTCTGAAAAAGAGCGCCGAACGCTACAATACGCTGATCAATAAATATTCACCCGATGGCATTCGCCTGGTGATGGATGCACTGCTGCGGGCCGATGCGCTTTGCCGTGAAACCGCAGACGCAGGCCGGCAGCAGGTAATTCTGACAAGCCTTTACCTGATGCTGTCGCGCGGCACGTAA
- a CDS encoding Crp/Fnr family transcriptional regulator, which yields MSAELVKRFGSTYSAGQTIFKEGDHAEEMFIIHQGQVNISKRARNAEQILATLRDGDFFGEMALFTDSARSATATVAVESTILRIDKKSFDYMVNGNTAFAINMIRKLCERLRNADNQISELLVFSRETRVLKAMSAYWNIEGHKDASGEVLLLPYLGFCDYLKKTYGITVEDANQSLLKLRNQNLLHIRKDLAGKQYISFSPKIFEYFNIV from the coding sequence ATGAGCGCCGAACTCGTTAAACGTTTTGGCTCGACCTACAGCGCCGGGCAGACTATCTTTAAAGAAGGTGACCACGCCGAAGAGATGTTTATCATTCACCAGGGGCAGGTGAATATATCGAAACGCGCTCGCAATGCCGAGCAGATTCTGGCGACGCTGCGAGATGGCGATTTTTTTGGCGAAATGGCCCTCTTCACCGATTCTGCCCGATCGGCGACGGCGACCGTCGCCGTCGAGAGCACAATCTTGCGCATAGACAAAAAATCGTTCGATTACATGGTGAATGGCAATACGGCTTTTGCGATCAACATGATTCGTAAACTCTGCGAGCGCCTCAGAAATGCGGATAACCAGATCAGCGAACTTTTAGTCTTTAGCCGCGAGACACGGGTGCTGAAAGCGATGTCGGCCTATTGGAACATAGAGGGACACAAAGATGCTTCGGGCGAAGTGTTGCTGCTACCCTATCTTGGTTTTTGCGATTATCTGAAGAAAACCTATGGCATTACTGTCGAAGACGCGAACCAGAGCCTCTTGAAGCTGCGCAACCAGAATCTGCTGCACATTCGTAAAGACCTCGCCGGCAAGCAGTACATATCGTTCTCGCCGAAAATTTTCGAATACTTCAATATCGTGTAA
- a CDS encoding transcriptional coactivator p15/PC4 family protein — protein MDNKVLIDIEKARGEVIRVEVGEFKGKKLLHIRTWYTNEAGELAPTKKGVALSYEQFQKFKSIIGAVDDIMKNE, from the coding sequence ATGGACAACAAGGTGCTGATCGATATTGAAAAAGCCCGGGGCGAGGTAATTCGCGTCGAAGTCGGTGAATTTAAGGGCAAGAAACTCTTGCATATTCGCACCTGGTACACCAATGAAGCGGGCGAGCTTGCGCCAACGAAAAAGGGTGTGGCACTCAGCTATGAGCAATTTCAGAAATTCAAGAGCATCATAGGCGCCGTCGATGATATAATGAAGAATGAGTAA
- a CDS encoding HIT family protein: MENCLFCRLVAGKIPATQVYADDETFAFKDINPVAPGHILLIPRRHMENMLDLDDATALAMHRALKNIVAAEKLEKGFRVVANTGEHGGQTVFHLHWHILFGRHMGWPPG; this comes from the coding sequence ATGGAGAATTGCCTCTTTTGCAGATTGGTCGCGGGTAAAATACCCGCAACCCAGGTTTATGCCGATGACGAAACGTTTGCGTTCAAAGATATTAATCCGGTTGCACCCGGCCATATTCTCTTGATACCGCGCCGGCACATGGAAAATATGCTCGACCTTGATGACGCCACCGCTCTGGCGATGCACAGGGCGCTGAAGAACATTGTCGCAGCCGAGAAGCTCGAAAAAGGTTTTCGCGTCGTGGCGAATACCGGTGAACACGGGGGGCAGACAGTGTTTCACCTGCACTGGCATATACTATTCGGTCGGCACATGGGTTGGCCTCCGGGTTGA